The proteins below come from a single Rhodococcus sp. WMMA185 genomic window:
- a CDS encoding urea transporter: protein MRQPVDLIFPPVEDDRVPYYRLVLRGCSQLCFQSNELTALFFLAAVLVESPIAAAYLLVAAIIAPGGRMLLGERGAALAAGFAGLNPCLIALALPTFLQTDWTNLGMWVVLLVCVVVAVVMVHLLVRILPFPILVLPFLIILWTLFALAPHLGVLEPVTFDSSQSTVFTPVIAVLSSLGEAVLSPNIWSGSLFLVGVLLSNWRHGVVALVGAIIGTAVSYYYRDVDPTSVDLGLYGFNAVLAAVGVYVLCGNKLRLAILAALIATITMPAFNSLSVPAASAPFVSAVWLVLALGWIERKWLSPAEGVESAAEITKTGSDPGIDGQNQVGDQNP from the coding sequence ATGAGGCAACCCGTTGATCTCATTTTCCCCCCCGTCGAAGACGACCGAGTTCCCTACTACCGCCTGGTGTTACGCGGTTGCTCTCAGCTTTGCTTTCAATCGAACGAACTGACTGCACTATTCTTCTTGGCCGCCGTCCTCGTGGAATCACCCATAGCGGCTGCCTATCTGCTGGTGGCCGCGATCATCGCTCCCGGTGGACGCATGTTGCTGGGCGAACGGGGGGCCGCCCTTGCGGCCGGGTTTGCCGGCCTCAATCCCTGTCTGATCGCACTCGCACTGCCCACATTTCTCCAAACCGATTGGACGAATCTCGGGATGTGGGTCGTGCTGCTCGTTTGCGTCGTGGTCGCGGTCGTTATGGTGCACCTCTTGGTCAGGATTTTGCCGTTTCCCATTCTGGTACTGCCGTTCTTGATCATTCTGTGGACGCTCTTCGCCCTGGCGCCGCATCTCGGCGTTCTCGAGCCGGTCACCTTCGATAGTTCACAGTCGACGGTGTTCACTCCCGTCATCGCTGTGTTGTCCAGCTTGGGCGAAGCAGTTCTTTCTCCAAACATCTGGTCGGGTTCGTTGTTTCTCGTCGGCGTCCTGTTGAGCAACTGGCGGCATGGAGTAGTTGCCTTGGTCGGGGCCATCATCGGCACTGCGGTCTCGTACTACTACCGGGATGTCGACCCGACGAGCGTCGACCTCGGCCTTTATGGATTCAACGCGGTACTGGCAGCAGTCGGCGTCTATGTGCTCTGCGGAAACAAGCTCAGGCTAGCCATTTTGGCTGCTCTCATCGCAACGATCACCATGCCGGCGTTCAACAGCCTCAGCGTGCCGGCGGCGTCAGCGCCGTTCGTGTCTGCGGTGTGGCTCGTGCTCGCTCTCGGCTGGATAGAGCGAAAGTGGTTGTCTCCTGCAGAAGGAGTTGAATCGGCTGCTGAGATCACGAAAACGGGTTCCGACCCTGGCATCGATGGGCAGAATCAAGTAGGAGATCAGAACCCTTGA
- a CDS encoding DUF1116 domain-containing protein, whose amino-acid sequence MNSPDFVRPSIDEVLQKVQNRPKHMDVIRQANAEAIKRMKQANPTLVGIGKAKEHIPEMRENLILHAGPPITWARASGPLKGAIIGGLLFEGLAKNEEEAARMVIDGEVDLEPCHDHRAVGPMAGIITSSMSVYIVEDQSSGQRVYSNISDDLGDFLGSSVRFGVFEKPAIDHLHWIESTLAPLLGQAIEEAGHIDLLPIIGRSLLMGDDCHVTMDAATPLFLRTLMPGLLKACGDRETLTKIINLIYNDGLFALNPIMATCKAITLAGNNVNHSSIVTVMARNGTEFGIKVSGLGDQWFTGLAEIGRGQLMPGLSPSDVNRDMGDSAITETLGLGGTARSISGSRQDATNITLQLYGITEAESDAFEIPALDGRGSPMGFDILKIVEKNIRPAVNSGLAHKHMNHPSAGVGFLHPPMEAFVDAAIGFGDLEI is encoded by the coding sequence GTGAACTCTCCAGATTTTGTCAGGCCGAGCATTGATGAAGTCCTGCAGAAGGTTCAGAATCGTCCAAAACACATGGACGTGATCCGACAAGCCAATGCCGAGGCCATCAAGCGCATGAAGCAGGCCAATCCCACATTAGTCGGAATCGGAAAGGCCAAAGAGCATATCCCGGAAATGCGTGAAAACCTGATCCTCCATGCAGGCCCTCCAATCACATGGGCCAGAGCTTCCGGCCCTTTGAAGGGTGCAATTATTGGTGGTCTGCTGTTCGAGGGTCTGGCTAAGAACGAAGAAGAAGCGGCTCGGATGGTGATTGACGGGGAAGTGGATTTAGAGCCCTGTCACGACCACAGGGCTGTAGGCCCGATGGCCGGCATCATTACGTCTTCCATGTCTGTTTATATTGTCGAAGACCAATCGTCCGGCCAAAGGGTGTATTCCAATATCAGCGATGATCTGGGCGACTTTCTTGGCAGTTCGGTTCGATTCGGTGTCTTCGAGAAACCTGCGATTGATCACCTTCATTGGATAGAGAGCACACTGGCTCCCCTGCTTGGCCAGGCGATCGAGGAGGCCGGACACATCGATCTGCTCCCTATAATCGGCAGAAGCTTGCTGATGGGAGACGATTGCCATGTCACCATGGACGCTGCAACTCCCCTTTTCTTGAGAACGTTGATGCCTGGCCTGCTCAAAGCATGCGGCGATCGAGAGACACTCACGAAGATCATCAACTTGATCTACAACGATGGTTTATTCGCCCTGAACCCCATTATGGCAACCTGTAAAGCGATCACCCTTGCGGGCAACAATGTGAACCACAGCAGCATTGTGACCGTAATGGCACGCAACGGTACCGAATTCGGCATCAAAGTATCAGGATTGGGTGATCAATGGTTTACCGGGCTCGCGGAAATTGGTCGCGGCCAATTGATGCCGGGACTGTCGCCATCGGATGTCAATCGCGATATGGGCGATAGTGCGATTACCGAGACCCTGGGCCTGGGAGGTACTGCCAGGTCGATATCGGGTTCGCGCCAGGACGCGACAAACATCACATTGCAGCTGTATGGCATCACCGAGGCGGAAAGCGATGCCTTCGAAATTCCTGCGCTGGATGGCCGCGGATCACCCATGGGTTTCGATATCTTGAAGATCGTCGAAAAGAACATTCGACCAGCAGTCAATTCTGGGCTTGCCCACAAGCACATGAATCATCCGTCAGCTGGTGTCGGGTTCCTCCACCCCCCGATGGAGGCGTTCGTTGATGCCGCGATCGGGTTCGGCGACCTGGAAATTTAG
- a CDS encoding acyl-ACP desaturase — protein MARDLTQLELLRELSPAAEENVNRHLSMAKEWHPHDYIPWDEGRNFAELGGVDWDPEQSRLDEVAKAAMITNLLTEDNLPSYHREIAENFSRDGAWGTWVGRWTAEENRHGIVMRDYLVVTRAVDPVELERFRMEHMTNGFASPSGVEAGFLHSVAYVTFQELATRVSHRNTGKACNDPIADKMLQRIAADENLHMIFYRNMCGAALDLAPDQALEAIDMVVEHFHMPGAGMPNFRRNGVLMAKHGIYDLRQHLEEVVMPVLRKWNVFERDDFTARGEEIRERLGKFLENLDAQATRFEEQRDRMLAREAEKREQRIS, from the coding sequence ATGGCGAGGGATCTGACCCAACTCGAACTGCTCCGCGAGCTTTCTCCCGCAGCAGAAGAGAACGTCAACCGCCACCTCTCCATGGCAAAAGAGTGGCACCCCCACGACTACATCCCGTGGGACGAAGGGCGCAACTTCGCTGAGTTGGGCGGCGTCGACTGGGACCCTGAGCAATCCCGGCTCGACGAGGTCGCCAAGGCCGCGATGATCACCAATCTCCTCACCGAGGACAACTTGCCCTCATACCACCGTGAGATCGCCGAGAACTTTTCGCGTGACGGGGCCTGGGGCACGTGGGTCGGTCGCTGGACCGCCGAGGAAAACCGGCACGGCATCGTGATGCGCGACTACCTAGTCGTGACGCGCGCCGTCGACCCCGTCGAACTCGAACGCTTCCGCATGGAGCACATGACGAACGGGTTCGCATCCCCCTCCGGCGTCGAAGCGGGCTTCCTCCATTCCGTCGCCTACGTCACCTTCCAGGAACTCGCCACCCGGGTCAGCCACCGCAACACCGGCAAGGCCTGCAATGACCCGATCGCCGACAAGATGCTCCAGCGCATCGCCGCGGACGAGAACCTGCACATGATCTTCTACCGAAACATGTGCGGTGCGGCTCTCGACCTCGCGCCCGATCAAGCGCTCGAGGCCATCGACATGGTCGTCGAACACTTCCATATGCCCGGCGCCGGCATGCCGAACTTCCGGCGCAACGGGGTGCTGATGGCCAAGCACGGCATCTACGATCTCCGCCAGCATCTCGAGGAGGTCGTCATGCCCGTCCTCCGCAAGTGGAACGTCTTCGAGCGGGACGACTTCACCGCCCGAGGCGAGGAGATTCGTGAGCGCCTGGGCAAGTTCCTGGAGAACCTCGATGCCCAAGCCACCAGGTTCGAGGAGCAGCGTGACCGCATGCTGGCGCGTGAGGCTGAAAAGCGCGAACAAAGGATCTCGTAG
- the dusB gene encoding tRNA dihydrouridine synthase DusB, with the protein MSSLRIGSLELRSPVVLAPMAGITNVAFRTLCRELETERAGSTSGLYVCEMVTARALVERQPATLHMTTFGPTETPRSLQLYTVDPDTTYAAAKMIVDENMADHIDMNFGCPVPKVTRKGGGAALPYKRALFGRIVAAAVKATEGTDIPVTVKFRVGIDAEHHTHLDAGRIAADEGAAAIALHARTAAQRYSGTADWNEITRLKEHVTDVPVLGNGDIFAAEDAARMMAQTGCDGVVVGRGCLGRPWLFAELSAALNGNPIPTPPTLGEVSAIIRRHAELLAAHHGEDKGLRELRKHVSWYLRGFPAGSELRVAMALVSTLTELDSLLEQLDPTVPFPKDAEGPRGRQGSPGTVALPEGWLDDPEDCLVPAGADMLHSGG; encoded by the coding sequence ATGTCATCGCTTCGAATCGGATCACTCGAGCTGCGCAGCCCGGTGGTTCTGGCCCCTATGGCCGGCATCACCAATGTCGCGTTCCGCACGCTGTGTCGTGAGCTCGAGACGGAGCGCGCGGGCAGCACGTCCGGCCTGTACGTCTGCGAGATGGTGACGGCACGTGCGCTTGTCGAGCGTCAGCCCGCAACCCTGCACATGACCACGTTCGGCCCTACGGAAACACCGCGGTCGCTGCAGTTGTACACCGTCGACCCCGACACCACCTATGCGGCGGCCAAGATGATCGTGGATGAAAACATGGCCGATCACATCGACATGAACTTCGGCTGCCCAGTCCCGAAGGTGACGCGAAAGGGTGGGGGCGCAGCACTGCCATATAAGCGCGCCCTGTTCGGTCGGATCGTCGCGGCCGCCGTGAAGGCTACCGAGGGCACCGACATCCCTGTCACCGTGAAGTTCCGCGTCGGAATCGATGCGGAACACCACACCCATCTCGACGCCGGGCGGATTGCCGCCGACGAGGGCGCGGCCGCAATCGCGCTCCACGCGCGCACCGCCGCGCAGCGGTACTCCGGCACGGCCGACTGGAACGAGATCACCCGCCTCAAAGAGCACGTCACCGACGTGCCTGTTCTCGGCAACGGCGACATCTTTGCCGCCGAAGATGCGGCGCGGATGATGGCGCAGACCGGTTGTGACGGTGTCGTAGTAGGCCGCGGCTGCCTCGGACGACCGTGGCTGTTCGCCGAGTTGAGCGCCGCGCTCAACGGCAACCCGATACCTACCCCTCCCACCCTCGGCGAAGTCTCCGCCATCATCCGCCGGCACGCCGAACTTCTTGCCGCCCACCACGGTGAGGACAAGGGCCTCCGAGAGCTTCGTAAGCACGTGTCCTGGTACCTACGCGGCTTCCCCGCAGGGTCCGAACTGCGAGTCGCGATGGCGCTGGTGAGCACCCTGACCGAACTCGACAGTCTCCTCGAGCAACTCGACCCCACCGTCCCGTTCCCCAAGGACGCCGAGGGACCGCGCGGACGTCAGGGATCACCAGGTACCGTCGCGCTGCCCGAGGGCTGGCTCGACGACCCCGAGGACTGTCTGGTCCCTGCTGGCGCCGACATGCTTCATTCCGGCGGCTAG
- a CDS encoding LCP family protein — translation MGDGHSSEPPQPGSRAPWERQLADRSFREAQLRKQRPVPPRQSPPEGHAPSEPSQFRPTEPPNQDGGRVARRAAGKLGGVPVANLVNKVSGVDSRSPNDPDKTEFIPAVNDQQIPPVGTSEPAWLSDTPESVSEPRAVGSPGVTRAALNRSRRRKRLRKAGRAMVAMVAVGALAGTGTVWGYLQSTMGKFDQIAALDTESTDIVDALGQMGDETYLIVGTDTRAGASGEIGAGTVADAEGARADVVMLINIPADRSRVVGVSFPRDLDVERPVCQGWDNDTGTYTDETYPSAYGDKLNATYALGGPKCLVKVIQKMSGLKIGHFVGMDFAGFESMVDEIGGVEVCTPQPLEDGILGTVLPEAGTHHLDGKTALDFVRARHVAAEGNGDYGRINRQQIFLSSLLRGALSSQVLLNPSKLNGFINAFTSETFVENIDTDSLVTLGRSLQNMDAGAVTFLTVPTAGTNEWGNEIPRTDDIKAIFKAIIDDDDLPGEKRAEPLPELAAQPAPQSVQTVDPSSVSVQVSNASGESGLAATVAASLEAEGFEIYDVGNYWAGNTDDTVVRFSPEHEAEAATLASSFPGAILESARGLGTVVEVALGSDFSGTVQTPVASNTPVSVADVRVGEPEEVYIPTDLAVVNAGDVTCT, via the coding sequence GTGGGTGATGGTCACAGTTCGGAGCCACCGCAGCCCGGATCCCGCGCTCCCTGGGAGCGTCAACTCGCGGACCGGAGCTTTCGAGAAGCTCAGCTCCGGAAGCAACGCCCGGTTCCGCCGCGACAGTCTCCTCCCGAAGGCCACGCCCCAAGCGAGCCTTCCCAGTTCAGACCAACCGAGCCACCCAACCAGGACGGTGGCCGAGTAGCCCGCCGGGCCGCAGGCAAGCTGGGCGGAGTTCCCGTCGCAAATCTGGTGAACAAGGTCTCGGGGGTCGATTCGCGTAGCCCGAACGATCCGGACAAGACCGAGTTCATTCCCGCCGTCAACGACCAACAAATTCCACCGGTCGGAACGTCGGAGCCCGCCTGGCTCTCCGACACCCCCGAGAGCGTCTCCGAGCCTCGAGCGGTCGGAAGTCCCGGAGTCACCCGGGCGGCGTTGAACAGGTCCCGTCGACGAAAACGCCTGCGCAAGGCCGGGCGCGCCATGGTTGCGATGGTGGCAGTGGGCGCGCTGGCTGGAACCGGCACAGTCTGGGGTTATCTCCAGTCGACCATGGGCAAATTCGACCAGATCGCGGCCCTCGACACGGAGTCGACGGACATCGTGGACGCACTCGGGCAGATGGGTGACGAGACTTATCTGATCGTCGGAACCGATACCCGAGCGGGCGCAAGTGGCGAGATCGGCGCCGGAACCGTCGCGGACGCAGAAGGCGCACGGGCCGACGTAGTGATGCTCATCAACATCCCCGCTGACCGAAGCAGGGTGGTCGGGGTGTCGTTTCCCCGTGACCTCGACGTCGAGCGCCCCGTCTGCCAGGGCTGGGACAACGACACCGGCACCTATACGGACGAAACATACCCCTCCGCCTACGGCGACAAATTGAACGCAACCTACGCGCTAGGTGGGCCGAAATGCCTGGTCAAGGTGATTCAGAAGATGTCCGGGCTGAAGATCGGACACTTCGTGGGCATGGACTTCGCCGGCTTCGAGTCGATGGTCGACGAGATCGGCGGCGTGGAGGTATGCACCCCACAACCGCTCGAGGACGGAATCCTCGGCACGGTGCTGCCGGAAGCGGGAACGCATCACTTGGACGGAAAGACCGCACTGGACTTCGTTCGCGCCCGACATGTGGCGGCGGAAGGCAACGGCGACTACGGCCGAATCAATCGCCAGCAGATATTCCTCTCCTCCCTGCTCCGCGGGGCGCTGTCGAGCCAGGTGCTGCTCAACCCCTCTAAGCTCAACGGGTTTATCAACGCGTTCACCAGTGAAACGTTCGTCGAGAACATCGACACCGACTCACTGGTCACGCTGGGCCGCTCACTGCAGAATATGGATGCGGGCGCAGTCACCTTCCTGACAGTGCCCACCGCGGGAACGAACGAGTGGGGAAACGAAATCCCCCGCACCGACGACATCAAGGCCATCTTCAAGGCCATCATCGACGACGACGACCTGCCCGGTGAGAAGCGGGCAGAACCGCTCCCTGAGCTCGCAGCGCAACCGGCACCACAATCCGTCCAGACCGTTGACCCGTCGAGTGTGAGCGTGCAGGTCTCGAACGCCTCGGGCGAGTCGGGGCTCGCAGCGACGGTCGCGGCCTCGCTCGAAGCCGAGGGCTTCGAAATCTACGACGTCGGCAACTACTGGGCGGGCAACACCGACGACACCGTCGTCCGGTTCTCGCCCGAGCACGAAGCCGAAGCAGCCACCCTTGCGTCGTCATTTCCCGGTGCGATCCTTGAATCGGCCAGGGGACTCGGCACGGTCGTCGAGGTCGCACTCGGTTCTGATTTCTCCGGTACCGTGCAGACACCTGTCGCGTCCAACACTCCGGTAAGCGTGGCGGATGTTCGCGTCGGCGAGCCGGAGGAGGTGTACATCCCGACGGACCTCGCAGTGGTCAACGCCGGCGACGTGACCTGCACGTAA